One genomic window of Manihot esculenta cultivar AM560-2 chromosome 16, M.esculenta_v8, whole genome shotgun sequence includes the following:
- the LOC110603101 gene encoding LOW QUALITY PROTEIN: G-type lectin S-receptor-like serine/threonine-protein kinase RKS1 (The sequence of the model RefSeq protein was modified relative to this genomic sequence to represent the inferred CDS: substituted 1 base at 1 genomic stop codon) — protein sequence MDAKTIRLYFALLVLHRLTLSTSTDTITINQTLREGDLLVSKQNKFALGFFSPGNSSYRYLGIWFYKISLQTDTVVWVANRDKAINGSAGFLSINQYGNLVLYGNRDEKLPIWSTNVSVDLANTCVAQLFDSGNFVLIQGSRKIIVWQSFDHPTNTLLPGMRLGLDKRTGLNRFLTSWKSTDDPGIGDYSLKLNPVGSPVFFLYDGSKPYWRGTPWPCRRPPDIYNYSYVNSEEEISYSYSHDDSSVLFQLMVHESGTLMWVSRRESDANWKEFWSASKYRCDSYGRCGANSVCDPKHVNVFECSCLPGYEPKFPRNWFPMRDGSGGCVRKRLKSSSVCGQGEGFVKVPQVKVPDTSTAVWVHMSMSRVDCEQECYEDCSCSAYASIKIPGKDVACLAWYGDLMDIVDLMDHSGYDVYVRVDAIELAEIERSNGFLEMKGMLAFLVVSVSSAWFVIILFVYLWLRKRKKRGKXLMKLKNRSNRRLFDSINGPHYHKDNFEADAIQTSRSHTDLAFFNLSTISAATDNFSQANKIGQGGFGSVYKGQLTNGKEVAVKRLSKNSGQGAEEFKNEAMLIAKLQHRNLVKLLGCCIQEDERILIYEYLSNGSLDLFLFDITRSSFLNWSKRYEIIVGIARGILYLHRDSRWRIIHRDLKSSNILLDAEMKPKISDFGTARILEDDQIEHKTHRVVGTYGYMSPEYAVLGKFSVKSDVFSFGVILLEIISGKKSNGFHQEDPSLTLIGHVWELWQEDRALDIVDSTLKESYNSHEVLKCIHIALLCVQEDAMDRPTTSAIIVMLDSEISLPCPKQPAFIFRTSCNSSPIWEGPSSVNEMSITETVAR from the exons ATGGATGCTAAAACAATTCGTCTCTATTTTGCTTTACTTGTACTCCACAGATTAACACTTTCTACTTCCACAGACACCATCACCATTAACCAAACCTTAAGAGAAGGAGACCTTCTCGTTTCCAAACAAAACAAGTTTGCACTAGGATTTTTTAGCCCTGGCAATTCCAGCTATAGATATCTTGGAATTTGGTTTTATAAGATATCATTACAAACTGATACTGTTGTGTGGGTGGCCAACAGGGACAAAGCAATCAATGGTTCTGCAGGTTTTCTCTCCATCAACCAATATGGCAACCTTGTTCTCTATGGTAATAGAGATGAAAAGTTACCAATATGGTCTACAAATGTTTCAGTGGATTTAGCAAATACTTGTGTAGCTCAGCTCTTTGATTCAGGAAACTTTGTTCTCATCCAAGGTTCAAGAAAAATAATTGTATGGCAGAGCTTCGATCATCCTACTAATACCTTGCTACCAGGAATGCGGCTTGGGCTCGACAAGAGAACAGGTCTCAACCGGTTCCTGACTTCCTGGAAATCAACAGATGATCCTGGAATCGGTGACTACTCTCTGAAGCTCAACCCAGTTGGCTCACCAGTATTTTTTCTGTACGATGGTTCCAAACCTTACTGGAGAGGCACGCCATGGCCGTGCAGAAGACCACCAGATATATACAACTACAGCTACGTTAATAGTGAAGAGGAAATATCCTATTCCTACTCTCATGACGACAGCTCTGTTCTCTTCCAATTGATGGTGCATGAATCAGGAACGCTTATGTGGGTTTCAAGGCGTGAAAGTGATGCTAATTGGAAGGAGTTCTGGTCAGCCTCCAAGTATCGTTGTGACTCTTATGGACGCTGCGGCGCTAACAGTGTATGCGATCCTAAACATGTCAACGTATTTGAATGTTCTTGTTTACCTGGATATGAACCCAAGTTCCCAAGAAACTGGTTTCCTATGAGAGATGGATCGGGTGGCTGTGTTAGAAAGCGATTGAAATCTTCATCAGTGTGTGGGCAAGGGGAAGGGTTTGTGAAAGTGCCTCAAGTTAAGGTTCCTGATACTTCAACAGCAGTTTGGGTGCATATGAGTATGTCCCGTGTGGACTGTGAACAAGAATGCTACGAAGATTGTTCATGCTCTGCCTATGCCAGCATAAAAATTCCAGGGAAAGATGTTGCCTGCTTGGCTTGGTATGGGGATTTGATGGACATAGTGGATCTTATGGATCATAGCGGCTACGATGTTTATGTTCGAGTTGATGCAATTGAATTAG CTGAGATTGAGAGATCAAATGGTTTTCTTGAAATGAAGGGGATGCTGGCTTTTCTGGTAGTTTCAGTTTCGTCAGCATGGTTTGTCATCATCTTATTTGTCTACTTGTGGCTgaggaagagaaagaaaagaggcAAGTAATTAATGAAAT TAAAGAACAGATCCAACAGGAGATTGTTTGATTCTATAAATGGTCCACACTATCACAAAGATAATTTTGAAGCGGATGCCATCCAGACAAGCAGGAGTCATACAGACTTGGCATTTTTCAACCTTAGCACCATATCTGCTGCCACTGATAATTTTTCTCAAGCTAACAAGATTGGACAAGGTGGCTTTGGTTCTGTTTATAAG GGTCAGCTAACTAATGGAAAGGAGGTTGCTGTAAAAAGGCTATCAAAAAATTCGGGGCAAGGAGCAGAAGAATTTAAAAATGAAGCTATGTTGATAGCCAAGCTTCAACATAGGAATCTTGTGAAACTTTTAGGATGTTGCATTCAGGAAGATGAGCGAATTTTGATTTATGAATACTTGTCAAATGGAAGTTTGGACTTGTTTCTCTTTG atataaCAAGAAGTTCATTCTTGAATTGGAGTAAACGTTACGAAATCATAGTTGGAATCGCACGTGGAATCTTATATCTTCACCGGGACTCAAGGTGGCGAATCATCCATAGAGACTTAAAAAGCAGCAACATCCTCTTAGATGCAGAGATGAAAccaaaaatttcagattttggaaCGGCTAGAATACTCGAAGATGACCAGATAGAACACAAGACACATAGAGTTGTTGGGACATA TGGCTACATGTCGCCAGAGTATGCCGTGTTAGGAAAATTTTCAGTAAAGTCCGATGTATTCAGCTTTGGTGTAATATTGTTGGAGATTATAAGTGGGAAGAAAAGCAATGGCTTCCATCAAGAGGATCCTTCCCTAACCTTGATAGGACAT GTGTGGGAGCTATGGCAAGAAGACAGAGCACTGGACATAGTTGATTCGACATTAAAGGAATCATACAATTCCCATGAAGTGTTGAAATGTATTCACATTGCACTGTTATGTGTGCAAGAAGATGCAATGGACAGGCCAACAACATCAGCAATCATTGTCATGTTAGATAGTGAAATCTCTCTTCCTTGTCCAAAACAACCAGCTTTCATTTTCAGAACTTCTTGCAACAGTTCACCAATATGGGAAGGACCAAGTTCTGTGAATGAAATGTCAATCACTGAAACTGTAGCTCGCTAA